The Helicoverpa armigera isolate CAAS_96S chromosome 15, ASM3070526v1, whole genome shotgun sequence genomic interval CCGCAttcgttgttttatttttcagactATGGGTAATAACGGTCTTATATTGAATTTTCTTGAGAGAGCTACGagcaaaaactgtttttatgcTCTgttcatgttttcttttttgtgttaCTATGTGAGGTACGCTTCGCTACACTACCCACAACATGGGATTGAAGACTGCTCGCGCCGAACGCGTAATATTTACGTTAGTGCTATCTCGCTCGCGCGCGCATCTGTCTCGTTTCTTTTAGGTACTCACAGAGTCTTATCAGAGCGTTCTTATTGGACAATCGCGCGACGCTCTCGCCTGAGCGTTAGCACTACTTCGGCCCCTGTTGTTTTACACTTAAGCTCGTtttctatttacatttaatatactttttactttacaccatcatcgctgttttatttcaatattacctGCATTGCTGCTACATTTTTGGTGACCCCGAGAGAAAAATGATGGAACACAAGCAAGAAGTTAGTCAGCCTACAGACCTCGCCGTTATCTCCGTGCAGTCGCGTCTCCTTCCCTTCTGGCGTGAATATCCTCGCATGTGGTTCATCCAATTTGAAGCCGTCGTCGAGCCGCAGAAGACCAGTGACGAAAACAAATATCGTTACGTCCTGGGCCAACTACAACCGACCGATCTTCAACATGATCACCGAAGATGGCATCAAGATTGAGTGGATGAACCACCTTCCGCCGCAAATTCGAGTTGTACTGTCTGTGAACACAGATTCATCACTCGATATGCTCGCGGCAATGGCAGACAAAATGATGGAATATTCCGAGTCGGCAAATATCGCAGCTGTCTCTTCATCTCAACCAGATTCTGCGGCAGTTAACCAACAAATCATGTCCGCGCAGATACAAGTGCTCTCAAAACAACTCGAGAATCTGACAATCGAAATCTCCGAACAGCGCTGCGTGAAGACAACAACTTAAGTCCCGCGCTAATGACCTACGGTTCTACGCTACGTGTGCCATCGGATTTCTTCGCGCCGACTACTACTACTAACATGTCGGACGAAGATTACGTTCGCTGCCTCACACAAACGATGACGTCACTCTCACCTTCGTGCACTACCGCGAGAACAACAGCCAGTCCCTTCATTCATAAGGACCTCGGTACGTGCACACACGTCTTTGTGAGGAACGATACCGTTCGAGCGCCGCTGACACCACCCTACGATGGACCGTATCCTGTGCTACAGAGACACGAAAAGTTCTTCAAGATACAGCTACCGAATCGAGAGACAGTTGTATCGCTGGATAGACTGAAACCGGCATACATCTGCAATGAAGCGCCAGACACTACGTGTCCTACGAATACGGCAAGTTGTACACCGAGCATCGTGGATCCTGTACCTTCACAGCAACCCTACGTCACCAGGACCGGCAGAGTATGCAAGCCAAACGTACGCTTCGCTAAGGGGGGGGTACTGTGAGGTACGCTTCGCTACACTACCCACAACATGGGATTGAAGACTGCTCGCGCCGAACGCGTAATATTTACGTTAGTGCTATCTCGCTCGCGCGCGCATCTGTCTCGTTTCTTTTAGGTACTCACAGAGTCTTATCAGAGCGTTCTTATTGGACAATCGCGCGACGCTCTCGCCTGAGCGTTAGCACTACTTCGGCCCCTGTTGTTTTACACTTAAGCTCGTtttctatttacatttaatatactttttactttacaccatcatcgctgttttatttcaatattacctGCATTGCTGCTACAACTACAACGTGAAACTAACAGCGGCGTAGCGTAGTTTACTCACGTGTTAAATAACTTAGCTAGATCCGATTAGTTAGAATTTAATTAGATTGTGTGTGAAGTAGATGATTAACCTACCGGGTCTGCCTCCGCTTACTTCCTAttagtatttgaaaatataggtTCGCTGTTACTGGCTGAGGACTTGTTTTCTGACAGGCTAAATTAGTGCTCTTATACCTCCACACTTTATTTGAAAGTCAGAGGTTAGTCTACATCCTAATACGCGATTTTTACTTTTCTAGTAAagatgcattttgtttttaaattagaatattatagCAAAAGAAATTGCAATCTTAGTATGCGTTTGATGTGTTTAGGTAAAACCGTAGGTGTACCAATGGAAAACAAGACTCTATTGTTATGttcttaaaattacttttccCTTAACTTAcgaacatattttctttttcagtgttGCAGTAACAATGCATCGGTCACAGTCGTCGTTTTTGAGGGGTAAGTTGAACCAGGGAGCcgttttatcattttcttggTTTTACTTAAACGCCACTTTTATCAAGTTAATATAGAAGAAGTTTGGAGGGCCAAAGCACGTACGTTTTGcaactgaatattatttttgtcacaCGGTATCGGGTACAGaggtatgtatgtattctaGAAATTCGTAATTATTCCTATCAAATAAATCATGTAACCATTATTTGGAGCCAGCAACTGTTTTTATtggaacaaattaatttataactttttgatTGGCGTTAACAAGCTGAAGATTGTTCAGGAAGCattaactttgaaatatttcgtTCTTAGAATTCTATGAGCAAGGAATAATTGAATTTAATACAAGGAATTTTACCGATTAGACGGTTTATTAGGCTTCGCGGTAACCTCTTAAAATAACTCGtctatttataaacttatttcaaaattcgGTTCAATCGTTTTACCGCAACAATGAACAGAACAAACTAAGTTTGATGTTCCTCGCCTTTTCACCCGTACCCTTGTTCCGGGATAAAAAAATAGCCTTTAAGTCCTTTCTCTGGCTTTAGACTATCTGTCTACcagatttcatttaaatcgtttcagtaaTTTTGGCGTCAAAGAACAACAGACAAAGACTTATTTTCCCATTCACAACATTTAGCTTTAGAATTATAAAACCACGTTCATATTTCTCAGCAAATATTTACTACAAACGTTTAACCCTACAAAGCTACAAAGTTACTCGACATAACTGCGTGTCCAGAGTGTGTTAGAGTTAATCTAGATTGCTTTACAAAGTGGCTTAATTAACACCcgtagtacatacatatacatcaTGTATGTGTTATGTTACTCACACATGCATAATTCAACGGTGACCATGTCAAGGTGACACTGAGGTACTTCGTTAAGGCAAAGTTATTGGTGAGGCCTatttaatgcatttatttatgagtatCGGAAAATGTATATTGATGGAAAGTTAATAGCTAACTTGAAGTGCCAGTGACGCTTTTGCAAAATAATCTACATAATGTTTTAAAACCGCAGCGAGTgttttaaaagtattgaaaGCTAGCTGGGAAGAAAAATTATTCAAGAGAgaatttgatgaaaataattttaggaaTAGAATAGTATATTTCTTATGGTATCCTCAAATCACTCCagacaaagtttatttttttaatttttctgtatTGGGTATAACACAAAGaagaaaatatcaattaaagACTAGCTAACAGAAAGACTCCATTCTCAAATTAATAGGTCTGTACAGAATCCAGTCATTGTTCTTTTGCGTCCTGAATGTATTGATTTTAAACCACattcaatatacctacattttacagCATGCAGTGTCCAAGCTCTAGAAGATTACGACACACCAAGAGCTCCATTACTTCGTCAAGTATCACTAGACGAGGAGCGTCGGGACGAGTGCCAGGGTCACTGGCGAGGGCCTGAACTGCAAGGAGAGGAGGAGGAGAGAGGAGTGCGGCTGTTCAGAGCTCTGCTGCTGCAGCACTTGAGGCTGGAGAGGCTGAGGCCGCCGCCGTGTTTTGTGGCTCCGGCGAGGCCTGATCAGAGGTGAGGTTTGATTTCAGTAGGTAAAGATCTTTAAAAATACTACGTAGGAAAGGCACCTGTAGAATTTGGGTACGTTGACGATCAAGGTTGTAGCGAATATTTAGTAGCATTTAAGGCTGATTTCGGTCACGGTGGCATCAGTTCTCGTATAAGGATACCAGTCAGGTAAGCAGACTGCGCAGAACATATTGTGCacagcatttgcgcagatacagaTACACTCTATTACTTCAGCCATACTCTGATGGGATTGCAATCCTATACGAATCAACAAGGCTCAGACGCAGGCCCAACATTTATGGACTCTTCGAGGCACGTCTGCATTATGACTTGAATGATCAAAGTGATATCGGCAAGACCCGAGAATCCAATTCGTGCAAATGTACCAAAACAATATGGCAGTGATGATTCACCATATACCCGCACTACGCcgaaattgaaaattgttttcttacacGAGCAACCTATAAATCTTAACTCTTAATTTTCCAGAGGATGGTGGATGTACTGGCGCGACTGGCGCTCCCTGGAGCGAGCGGCGCGAAGGTTCCGAGAGACGAAGGCACGAGCCCGCCTGGCTGCAGAGGCAGAACACATATCCCTGCTGAGCCTCGATGAGGTCGAGTTTGAGGATATCATGCAGGAACTTTGTCAGGTAAACAAACGACTAATAGCTGATGATTAATGCAACAAGATTCCTCTAGATGTAAATTGTGTTcggaagatttttttcaaatctttatgttttagaaacatacatgataaaattaaaaattatgtttattaactaGGTATAACCCATTTGagataacttatatttttttatatttgtacttTTAACTTATATTCATCTAGTGGCCACCTAAAAATTAGACTTTGTATCATCTTTACATACACTGATCTTTCTAGCAGCCTTCGTGATATTATCTGACTTATTTTATGCCACCATTTCTTTTTagccttttatttttacaactgaTTCTAATCATTATTGTATTCTTCTTCCAGGCCTGTGTCCACACAGAACAAAGAGCACTGGTAGTGCTAGCGTTCCTCTGCGAGGTATGCGCCCGCGCAGTCAGAGTGGGGGGCTGGTGCAGAGCAGTGGATTGGGCCGCCAAGCACGTGGCTCAGTGCGCCACACCCTGGGCCATCAGGCATGGTGGATGGGTAAGGATGTCAGAGAGTAGTCAAAGATagactatttttttaatcgttgctatattaatttgtaaataagcaAAATGTTCAAAAGTATTCACTAGAAGTTTTTTTAGGTTGCTTggaattttatagttttgtttgcATGAAGTTTGTGGCCGTATGAAAATAGTTTCCCCAATTTTTCAGTTTAGTCATTAGTCATCGTAAAGTTGATCGTGTTCTTTTTTATATTGACAaccaatatttatatatatgtataagggTTTGagaaagaaagctggaagaagctgaaacttataagcgcttatcttcttccagctttctttctgtataccttacccatttattgtattttcagaGTACAGTTGTAGAACGTGCAGGCGGTGCCCGTCGCGATGAGACGACACTACTTGCCGGCGCGGCGCTCGCTGCGTTACTGGCTTTCCTACTGTTCTGCCGCGCGCGCCTACGCACTGCGCTTTTGTAAAACTACCCTACACCACTACATGGGATCAGTTGATGCGCTTTAAGCGAAAATAGACCGTCATACAGGTAATACAAGTCTCAGAATTGACTGGCATTAATATTCCGGATCTGGTTTAAGCAAGATGCAGATTCAAATTGGAATAAAGACAGGGGATTGACACAGTATATTTCCATGGTCTGAAATCTTTGAGGCCAGGGTATGAAAGATTGTTTTAAGAATGTTTGACATGTTTGTATTTGATAAGAATTACGTACCTAGTACTTTATAGTAATAAGTCTAAATGTGATGTTTAGAAGTTTTTCGGCACAatattgtttcttatttttgtaatcGCCTTCTTTAAGGGttagattttttaagatttcGTAGTTTTTGCTTGTTCTATGTTTCTTCGTCGTCAGGTCACTTTTAAACCTTAATTATgtgaattaaatgtttttcttaataATGTGAATTAAGAAACAATCTTGGTTGTTTTGAcacctaaaaatattaaacttttcatCGCTTGTTTCTGTGTCAAAGtgtgttaatattttagtaatgtaggtactttgtgTTAGTTAATTTAGGAATACCTATATTATACCTATCGCTgtccaaattacatgatttataaaattaaatatctatttgtatacctatgtatttatggAGATATAAGATCCTcatttataaagtttattacCTTTTGAATAAGTCGTGTGTAATATTTGTGCCACAAATTAGCTCAAAGCCATGTTGAGTGATTAAGTTTgttctaaattgtatttttaagtttttttctaaCACCAACTTTatggatataataaatattttgattggaCTTTTGTGTTTCATTTGGGGATGAGCTCATGGCTAAGTTTGAGCTGGATGGTTCTTTCAATGGTAgatggtgttttgttttcttttttaataccGTTCTTTTTTACAGAATAtagtatatataatatttacgTGTCTTGGTAAAtcacagtaaaataaaactcacattTTTTCActcactattttattatttttattgtaatttttcataatacCGTCGACAGCCGACGCTTGGGTACGCCACGCTCTTTATTTACGTCAAATTATAAACACtgatacatacaaaattatctCACAATATATAAATGCAATAAACTAgtgaattattaaaactatcACAATCTTTTAATCTTCAACAAtcattaaaagcttttaatagaACAACAATATTACTCGATCggacaataaatatattacttaatagtattcatttataacaaataactgTGTGCTTCACTTATCATGTACTACTATCATattgaaaatgaggaattctacgttcaaattactttatttaaatcaccATTTTTGAACGCAGCATTTAATAAAGTTATCAGATCTAtcgaaaaatatatgtaaatatacgTGCTCTATGGTATTTATTAAAACGTTCTagtaaaatctatttattttatttaatagtttccGATCGAGATTCACAGCAAAAAGACACAAATGTCGACGAAATTAACTATGAATACTCAAATTAACTACGGAAGTCATAATACtgtttaaaactttataaaaaccaCAGACACTTATcgtttgaatgaaaaaataataaatagaacaaGAGCTTTTCTCCTCCCATTTTACTCGTTACAACATGATGAAAATTCCTAAAACTTATCTAcagttttttaaaattaataacattttttttacttttacctaATTTGTAATATCACTATTAACAACCTACGCTGTCATCTCGATTCCGACGACCTCGTGTGATAtcattttatagtttaaaacaaacttttatttaaaatcattttagcATTGTCAGTCACAACTTATGTATGACGACGTCAGAAttcaaacattaattttacattgtcaattttaattttattgttgtaaacaTATTTGACATTGTGAAATGAATTGACATAACAAGTGCAAAGGAATGAACACTTCTCGGAATGTCTTTCGAAATCGAGACTAGTCAGCTATAAACGAAATCGATGACTATTCAAAGTCACTCCACTTTTTCCTTTACGATCAATTTTAAAGCTGAAACAgtaatcaaattaaaaccacttattaaacaatatttatggtGTTCAtgacaataatacaaaatatcatcGTAACAAAAAAGTGGAATGAAGaatcttttttattatctgcaataatttactttataatttttatataaaaaccatCATTTCTAGTAACAATCTCTACCTGGAtatcatatttcaatttttttattaataaacattttttttatattaatgataGCGTTTAAGCCTAGGTCTTAGACTACGAAGAAGTTATAAaggatattttatgtatttaatcgGTGTCGGAAGAGGACACCGATTTATATTGATAAATTGTAACTCTTACAGACACTATTAGTTATAACGAATTTTGAAAGTTAATGAGTTCTAGCTCGGCTCGTGCTATTTGGTACTGAACAAATGCAAGTTTAATGTAACTACGTGGTCTGACATGCATAAAGGCGAGTTTACAACTATACAATTTTGACGCCAGAATATAAAATGTCAACGTCAATTTTACATTCTGACGTCAAAGAATAGAACCTCGTGATATGattataaatattctttatCAGTTCAATAACTAACAGCTTTAAACGAATGGAAGGATGGTTAATTTACAAAGCCTAATTAAGTACATTATACaagagatagatagatagaaatCTAGTGtataaagttatataatttaatagcaTATAGAATATTTCAGAGGAATCCAAAAATGTAATGGAAAGTTTAAAGGTCCTTTCGTGCTCGCGAGCTCAGAACTATTCACACACTTTTTAAACTGTTGGACTCTTCGACAAACCTTGattgttgtattttttcattacatttttgGTTGTTCTCAGTATAGGCATAACGTACTCACGGTACTTGGTGCTtcagataataatattaaggaTACTTTTGTTTACTACAAACTAGTTTGTATCATCGTAAAGAAAAGTTTATTCATATCGAATTAAGTTACTTTATAGAGTCAAATTCTTAAATTTTTATAGAGTGGCCACTACACGTacagtttttgtatatttttgatgtttttttgaattttgtagttttaataGAAGTGTGGGTtaagaatataaaatgataatagttttttttgtccAAATATGCCATGAATTTAATGTGTGTAAATTGAAAGCAGTGTGCTTTGAAATGATTTTCAGATCTGTGTTAGTTAGTACGTCATCAAAGAAGATACATAGATGAATTCGTGCTTCAGTTTTAACAGCACACTTTCATTGgacgaatttattttttacacaccAGTACTTTTCTTTTACTACACTCTCAAATGATTTCTATCTTTTAGCATAATATCTTTCGTAAAAAAAGGAATTTCAATTTCACAGTAACTGTCCAGTAGTGGCGTCGCTAAGCGAACTACAGAAGGCTATCAAATCCAAGcttatatgtatatacataatACTATATGAAAACTCGAAGAGAGATGAtgtctatataaatatttaatataatacacGTCATAAGCATGCTTCTTATCACAGATTATGACTTCACGATGTCCGGTAGCTACCGATATGTCATCATTATAGCaacatttcattttgttttttacttttcatatttttatatggcAATATTGCTGTTTTATATTGTACTAGGCACCCTGTTCCAAACGAAAATTTGTGTGAATTACTCTGGAATAAGTATCGACAGGAATCACTTTGTTTCTCGATGCAAAAGATTGCTTGAATTAAGTATTTTGTACTACTCGTATATCGTGCTTCTTATAACACGCAATATAGTTAGTTATATGTAGCTCAAATTTTGGAACAGAGctaaaagttttgtacttagaaaaacattaaaGACAAGAAGAAATTTCGAGTaatagattaattaaaaaaatggagGTTTGAAGTTGGTATCTCGAAACACAATCCACCATTTTCTTAGCTGATCTGtgcatacttatattatttctggCAATAAGTCAATCCAAATTACAGTAGCCAAtcaaattgattattattattgagggCTCCAAATTCAGATTGTAGAAAATAATTGACTTCGTACATTTATGATGTTCTACAATCTGATTTCTGAATGAGAATATgaaatgcaacttttccaaaTGAATTGATGATTTCACAAACATGACAATGACAGTTCTGTCTAGCAGTAGCTTTAGTCCAAACTATAATGATAAGCTGATGATAAGGCAATATAATGGCCTTATATACCCGTAGATATTGGTTTATTATAAGAACTGATAGTTATATAAGACGAATATTACCATCCTTCATACACAAAACAACAGTTTTAACCCTCCAGTACTGTCTTAAGAGTACATTGCATATCTCGTCAATTGagtgtttcatttttaaactttatatagTACAAACGTTATTTATATGAAGAATGATCTATACAACAAAACGTTACATGTTGATGTACAAAGCGAACTTTAAGAATTGTTGGTTTACTTGTGCGTATATAAGTAGAATAGATCATGACACGAGAAGTCACAATGAACTCTAATTGTATTAGCTGAAAGTCCATTTTTGTCACTCCCCCTGCCATTTCCATTGAAGTCCAATAATGCTTTCTCCATCATTTGAGCGACACTAAGGTCTGAAGTGTTAAAgcttaacaatataaatatttaactatctaTTCTAGACTATTTATTGCTATGTCAAATAGGCGggttattaatataaaactttttgggTATCAACAATTCAACTTACgatcatttttattaaagtttttcatGAGTCAAAGATTATAGAGTGATATCACGTGCAGAAGCggaaagtaaatataaaacagaaaCTATGGACGGTTgacaagatgtttttttttcaattttttaattttactgaacCGTGCCCTTTAAATATTAAGGAAGAAGAGATTTTGAAGACATAGCCGTAATATTAAGAATTGACTAGCCAGACGTAACTATCCAATCATTTCTGCCGAAAGTCAATAGATGAAACGAGGAGTAGTATGGTTCATATAATTATAGATAGACTTTATAGAGATAGTGTAAACTCTAACTACCGTATTATATTGTAGAGCGGGACAGATGCGTCCTCAGATACTCTATAACACTAAATGTAAGCGTAGTCTTCTAACAGATGATAAagtgatatttttaacattttcttttcttttttactgttaatttataaaaatcgaAGCTAAATGTTACTGAGTTCGTAAAACTCTTAGGCACATTTTATGGaatgagattttatttaaaactttcacatttgCCCCGCTCTCCCACCCTCTATGTGTGTATGTACATCTAGCTGTTTGTGCGCGCACACACTTACATCAAATCGCTTCATTATAACgacacattaaaatataaatcatccaCATGGaccggcgcgggcggcggccaCCGCGCTCTCGAAACTAACTCGAAACAGAACCCAACACAACGCGaccaatatttacaaaaacaactgACACATTTAACGACAGGTTAAGAACTTAGCCTTAAAACTTCGTAAAAGCGCCATCGAGTTAAACAACTAACATTCATATAAATAACTACAGTCTCTATCATGGCTAAATATTTACTTCAGATACAAAAATGTTGTATctcattataatttacatacaatGCAAAATTCTTAATAATATGATCAGAACCACTGAAGCTTTCTTTATTGCATTTCATAGGAATTGTATTTTCGTTAATTGTTCTACTGTCTTAAGTTTCtcttatgtataaatatttggtGCAAGTAAATCTCTCGTCATTTATCAATACAATCTATTACAAGCCTCCGTTTAAAACATCTAAACGAAACTTGATCAAAGCAATACCAAAGTAAATGATTATCTTTGAGCAATACCTTACTGCTTGTGCTATGGCAACTAGTcaactaaaatacaaaactaaataattcaCAACGCTAAAGTAACCGTCTTATAATACTTAcactgtttaaaatattatatagaatTTAAATCTCGGTTGCAGCGAGCTACGTCCAATTTTACATGTAAAAATAGattattagattttattattcatttgaAATAACTAAATGAATAATCTATCCATGTTCAACGTCATGTTGTGTCAAATATGTCAAAGTGCTCTGACAGTTTGACGTCAGAATGTATACGCGCAGTTTTACAAATTGACGTTGAATTTACATTAAACCCCCGCTTGGTTTGCGTCGCACAGTTCGCTGCAATCGAGTCGCAATATTGCTGGAAGTACCAACTTGCTACAATTTGACTGTCGACTATTTGTTTTAGGTAAACAGTTCTGCAATCTAGCGTTCTCCACTATTTAccataaactattttaaattctGCTTTCCTCATCCTCTATAGGAttctacaataaaatactttcCGGCTTTTCTATTGCATTCGACTTAAATTTCATTCCGTATTTCCTTTATCATTCCCAAAACGAATAGTCACGATCAAACGCTCATCTGAAATGTCCAATCCCTTATTCAATAATGAGAAGACCAAAAGACGAAGAGACCAGTCTATTCGCTCGGACAGTTGAGGTACCCGTATTCGAGTCCCAAGCTGACTCCTACGAAGACGAAGTAGAGGAGGAACATGGTGAACCCTAGGCCCCTGTTCATCTTCCACCTGAAGCAGGCGATGCTGATGATGACGAAGATCAACATGGCGAACAGTAGCACTATGCTGCAGACCATGCCCTTGGAGTTCACTTGGACTGGCTCCCCGTTGATCAGGCCGTACAGGAGCCATGGAAGGGGAAGCCTGGAATCAGaaacagttaatattttaatactctGCCATAGCTAGCATGGTATTCAAGGGCGAAAACCATGACTGGTGGCTGATTATAGAACTAAAATGTCAAGCTTAACATTAGTCAAGAATTACAAAGTTTTTCTGTTATACAGAAATCTATATGGAATCTTCAGTCGCAAAGTCACAGATTTTTTCGCAAACATAGACTCTCTTCTTGTGTATTTGGACATGGTCAGATTCcggaaaattaaaaacttttcatgCGGGCTCCGCGGGTACTACCCAGCTACTAACTTTAGTTATTGTTGTCCAAACTAGTCCAAACTGGGTCACGtcagttgtaaaaatattagttgAAAGTTTTATTAGCTCTTACAAGTACATTTTAGAAGGTTACCGTTGAGAGATCATAAAATCGGATTAGCTATAATTTATTGGATTTTATAGTTCGCTATTGTTCTTTTGTGTTCTGTAATGGAGAAGGctgaacttttaaaatgttacgGCTTGGGGACACGGTAGGTTACATTAAGGAGTTGATAACCTTATTATCAAGTATCAAGGCTTTATTTACTGACAAAGAATATGTAGTAATCGGCTTGGTACACAGTTTATTCAAAACTACGTAGTATAAAGCTTATTGCTATTGACAAGGCAAAAATCCCGATAGTTTACTCCACAAAAAATCTTAACATTATTCTTTCAGTTGACCCAGGACACAAAGTTAGGCATGCGATCAGCAGATCAATCACCATACAAGGCAGAACCGctcaacatttaataaaaactttccaAAAGCAGCTAacatttatcaatttataaatCACGGTAACTAAAAGTCCAACATTGTTGAACAtaatgccaaaaaaaaacaatgttgtaAGCACGGTGTGTTCAACATTTTGTTGTGACTGTAGTTGGCATTTGTTTCTGACGATATTTGGAGCGAGGCCGTGAGCCGAATTATGCTGATAAATATCatagtgttattttttatc includes:
- the LOC110379738 gene encoding uncharacterized protein LOC110379738, which translates into the protein MHRSQSSFLRACSVQALEDYDTPRAPLLRQVSLDEERRDECQGHWRGPELQGEEEERGVRLFRALLLQHLRLERLRPPPCFVAPARPDQRGWWMYWRDWRSLERAARRFRETKARARLAAEAEHISLLSLDEVEFEDIMQELCQACVHTEQRALVVLAFLCEVCARAVRVGGWCRAVDWAAKHVAQCATPWAIRHGGWSTVVERAGGARRDETTLLAGAALAALLAFLLFCRARLRTALL